AACAAATTCTAAATATTAGGCGTATTTTATTAATTGGAATTTGCGGAGGTGTGGCAATTTGGTTCTCCCATCCAATAATTTTTGTGTTAGCAGGAATTGAAGCAGCAAATCTGATTCTTACTCCAGCACAACAAAGAAAATCTATTTTAATTAACCGTTTACCTGCCTATTTTATCTGGCTAATTAGTTTTGGATTCATGTACTTTTTAACTATCGCCAGAGTCATGCAAAATAACAATTTACAAAATGCTTGGGGTGATGAATATCCTAAAAGTATATTTGACGTGCTTTGGTTATTAGATTCCTTTGGCAGATTCTTTTATCGCCCTCTAGGTTTTTCGGCAATATTCGATGGAATTGCCATTTTAGTATTTGTTATTGGTTGTGTCTTTTTTATTAAGAAAAAACCAGATAAATTCCTAATTTTAATATCACCTGTTTTGGCGACTTTAGCGGCTAGTTATTTACATAAATACCCATTTCGGGGAAGATTAATTTTATTTTTGGCTCCGTTTTTTATCTTGGTAATTGCGGAAGGTATAGCTTTTTTATTAACTAGGTTTAAGCACAGTAAATACCAAAAATACTTTGTAATTGCTGGAGTTATTCTGGCTAGCCTATTGATAGTGCCGTCGTTTGTAAGAGCCGGAACTTTTGTGTTTTCTCCAGAAACTAAACATGAAATTCGTCCGGTGATTGAGTATATCCAAAAAAATCAACTACCTGGTGATGGAATTTATATAGGAGATGGAGGCCCTGCCGATCAATTTGAGTATTATGCTGGAAAATATGGTTATTCTCAGTCTGATTATGCGCGTGGTTATTTGAGTGAATTGTTGAGTGCAGACAAGTTTTCTGAGGAAGGTTGGCAACAGTTTAAGAGTCAATCTGAACAATTGAAAAATAAGCAGCGTGTTTGGTTTGTTTTGCCTGGATTAAATCCCAAAAAGGAAGTTTTAGTGCAACCTCATCTCGATCGCATTGGCAAAAAATTAGATTATTTCAGCCAACCTGGTGCGTTAACTTATCTTTATGAATTGAAATGATTTTGTTTTCCCAAGATCCCCGACTTCTTGAAGAAGTCGGGGATCTAATTTCAACTATCCTCTATGTGAGGTTTTTCCACTTTTAAGCTGAATCATTTCCCAAACATAAAGGTATGAAACAAAAAACATTACTAGGGAAACTTGAATCTTTTGTTGGGGAGTTTTTAGCCGTTTATCTAGAAAAAGATTGAATCCCAACATAGCTATTGGCGCGATCGCATATTTTGCCACATTAATTAGGAAAATACTGTTGCGTTTGAAAACAGAAGTTTCTGTTTTTTGTTGTAAATCATAACGTCCACCAATAATTCTTCTGGCTCTAGAAGAAAGTTGTTTTAGGGTATAACGTGCTGGATGATTAACACAAACTTCTTCGGCATATAAAGGTTGATATCCAGCATGATAAACTCGCTGTCCCCATTCTCGATCGCCATTTGATTTTAAACAACTATCAAATACTCCAACTTGCTGAATTACGCTAGCAAATGTAAATACATTAGCTGTTGCGCCAAAATGATGTTTTTCCACAAACTCTTTTTGTGGCAGAGGATACCAAAGACTTTCGTAAAGTTCTATAGAATTTGGTTGATTGGGTTCTTGAAAACAAGTTTGAATTTTTCCCGCAATAAATCCGCACTGGGGATTTGCTAATAATATTTTTACCCCTTGCTCAAGCCAATCAGCAGCCGGAATGCAATCAGCATCAGTAAAAGCAATTACTGCTCCTTTCGCCAGAGATATTCCTTTATTCCGTGCCGAATATGAGCCAGGTTGACTTTCATTAGTTAAAATTGCTAGAGGATAATTGGCTACAATATCAGCAATATTTGCTTCAGTATTGGAACCATTATCTACTACAATTATTTCATATAAATTCTGCGGGTAAGTTTGATTTTTTAGGCTTTCTAAACACCGTTTGAGACCTACTGCATCGTTAAAAACGGGAACGATCGCGGAAACGAAAGGTTGCTCTTGAATCATGCAGGTTAGGTAATTGGGAAAAAATAGTTGAAAAATGATGTATATTAAGTTAGCATCTTTTAGGAATCTGCTAAACCTACTTTGATAGTGGACTTCTTGCCAAAATCACTAAATTTCTTTTTTAACCATAGATTGAAACTAAATGTGGTTAATACTTCAGGAGTTACCTTATGAGTTCCCAAATTACAACTCAGAAACAAAAATTTAAAGGTAGAATCAATTCTGCTTTTAAGCAATTATGGTCAATGCACTGGGTAATGGCAGGTTGTTACTTAATCTTGTTTGTTGGGGGATTTTTGATGGTGCGCTTACCAGAAAATACCCCGTTACAATCTCCAATGTACACTTTTCATAAGTCAATAGGTGCGCTGACAATGGCACTTTTGACTTGGCGGATTTTAATTTTACAGAGAGTTTGGTGGCGCAAATATACTAATAAGTTACCCAAGTTTTCTGGGGAATGGATTCGGACTTTTCTTTTTCATACATTAATATATGTGTTTATGTTAGCCGTACCGATAACTGGCTTCTTTTTATCTAATTCTTATCGCAGTGAAAATGTGTCTTTTTTCTGGTTAACAACTTTACCGGATATTTTTCCGCAAAATTCAGCTGTAGTTGAGTTGGGAAGGAGTTTACATTTTTGGTTGGCTTATACATTTTTAGCTTTTATTGTGTTGCATAGCATCGATCAGTATAAGTATGTACGATCGATCTGGCGGCGTACTTCTATGGCTATAAAAAAAGCTACCGCTCGGTAAAATAGATAAAAGCTAAATTTTTCAAATTCTTTCTGCTCTGTATGAGCAGATAACAATAAATTAAAAATTATATATTTTCAATAATTTTTTAAAATAACACATAATTTTATGTAAAAATTATCAAGTATAGTTCCCTGGAAATCTAACCTTAATTTCGGCTAACAGCTAAGTCATCAGTTAAAGGGTTGCTGCTGCGAGAATGATGTGATTGAGTTTCACAAACCAATCAGAATCTAGCTAAAGGTCAGTCAGCACCCACAAATATTTTGATATAACCAAAATAACCAGGTTTATATATTGCTGCACTATTACTAAAATTTAACTTACTGTAGTCAAAGTCTGATCTAGACAGCGCGAAATCAGATAAGGGGACAAAACTAATCATGGATGTACTCAATCCAAATTTTAAGCACATCACTGAGGAATATTTTCTGGAATCAGAAAGAACTAAGGAAGAGTTGCAGCAAGAAATTAAACGACGGCTACAGGTGGAAACACAGTTAAGGTTGACACGCGATCGCTATCAAGCTGTAATCGATACCCAAACCGAAATGATCTGTCGGTTTTTACCAAATGGCACACTAACTTTTGTGAATTTGGCTTATTGTCATTATTTTGGTCGAACGTCAGATAGATTAATTGGTTACAATTTATTAGAATTAGTTCCAGATCAGGAACGATTAATTGTTATTAAACAACTAGCAGAATTATCAACATTAACTCCCGAAAATTCAATTCTAATTCAAGAGCATCAAGTATTACAAGCAGATGGCAATTTAGCTTGGCAACAATGGACAAATTATGCCATTTTTGATGAACATAAAAAATTACAAGAATTTCAGGCAATTGGACGGGATATCACCAGAGAAAAAGATTTAGGAAATAAGCTGAAAGAATATCAACAAAGATTAGATAATATTCTCAGTTCAATTGAAGGTGTAGTCTGGTCAATGTCAGCAGATTTGTCTCAGACTCTTTACCTAAATTCTAGCGCAGAACGTATTTACGGTCGCCCTGTTGCTGAGTTTTTTGTTAATCCTTTGCTGTGGTTTGAAATTATTCATCCCGAAGATCAACTAAAGGTGAAAGCTGCCATTGCTAGTTTAATAGAAACTGGTAGATATGAGTTTGAATACCGAATTTTACATCCTAATGGAGAGGTACGTTGGATACAAGATCGCGCTCATTTGGTTTGCGATCGCAATGGTCAACCTCTGCGATATGACGGGATTGCCACAGATATCACAAATCAGAAACAACAAGAAGAAAAGCTGCGCCTGCAAAGTGTGGCTTTGGAAGCTTGTGCTAATAGTATAGTGATTACCGATCGCCAAGGGATTATTCAATGGGTAAATCCAGCATTTGCAGCTTTAACTGGTTATAATTTAGCCGAAGCCATCGGAAAAAATCCGCGAGAATTAGTTAATTCAAATTATCATAGTAAAGCTTTTTTCCAAAATTTGTGGCAGACAATTCTTGCTGGACAAGTTTGGCATGGTGAAATTACTAATCGCCGTAGTAATAAAAATTTTTATACTGAAGAAATGACCATTACTCCGGTTTACAATAGTAGTGAAGAAATCAGTCATTTTATTGCGATTAAACAGGATATAACCGAACGTAAATTAGCAGAACAAGCGTTACAAGAAAGCGAAGAAAGATTTCGCACCATTTTTGAAAATGCGGGAATAGGGATTGCGGTTTGTTGTCCGCAAACAGGCAAAATTACGCTAATGAATCGATTTTTTGGCGAACTTTTAGGCTACAGTGTTGAAGAGTTAGCTAACCTTGATTTTTCTCGTTATACTCACCCAGAAGATTTACCAAATGAATTACGATTAATTCAAGAATGTTATGCTGGATTACGAGATAGTTATCAAATAGAAAAGCGTTATATTTGTAAAAATGGTGATATTTGTTGGGTGAATTTAACTGCTACAATTATCCGCGAAGCTAATGGGCAAATTCGTACTGGATTTGTCATGGTCAAAGATATTACAGAACGGAAGCAAGTAGAAATTGCCCTTCAGCGTAGCGAAGCGAAATTACGGGATATTTTTAATAGTGCGATCGCCGGAATTATTAGTGCGAGAGTTTACCGCGATCGCACATGGGATTATGAATACATTTCTTCTGGATGCGAACAAATTTTTGGTTACACAGTAGCAGAATTAATGGCCAATCCAATGGACTGGAGTTCTCAAGTTCATCCTGACGATTTAGAGTCATTAATCTTGCCTTCATTGGATATCATTTTTGCTGAAGAATCAACTCAGTTTGAATATCGTTATTATCATAAAAAAGATCTTAGTTTGCGGTGGATACTAGTACATTTTACCTCTCGCTATGATGCTAGTAGTGATTGTTGGATAGTAACAAAAGTCCATATTGATATTACCGATCGCAAACAAGGAGAACAGGAACGCACCAGGTTAGTTCACCAGCAAGCAGAACGAGAACGCTTAATTTCTACTATTACTAATCGGGTGCGACGTTCCTTAGATATCCCAAATATTTTAAATACTACTGTTGCTGAAGTTCGACAATTTCTCCAAACAGATCGCGTCTTAATTTATCGGTTTACTTCTGATGAAAGTGGTTGTGTAATTGCGGAATCTACAGGTGATGGTTGGCCATCAATTTTAGGCAGAAAAAGTCAGGAGAGTGGCTTAACACAAACACAGTGCATTACTCCTTATACTCAAAGAAAGATTAAAAATACAACGGATAGTTTTTATGGTAATTTACCTGAATGTTTTTTGACTTTGCTCTCGGAAATTCAAGTTAAGGCAAATCTGGTCTTGGGTATTTTTGAAGGGGAAAAAGTGTGGGGTTTACTAGTAGCGCAACAATGCGATCGGCCCCGAATATGGCAACCAGAAGAAATTAATCTTTTACAACAATTAGCCGATCAAGTGGCGATCGCTATTCAACAAGCAGAACTTTATCAACAAGTACAGCACCTTAATACAAATTTAGAATTACAAGTAGTCGAAAGAACTGCTCAACTACAACAAGCATTGGATTTTGAAGCTTTACTGCGGCGCATTACTGATAAAGTTCGAGATAGTTTAGATGAGCAACAAATTTTACAAACCGCAGTGGAAGAATTAGCAGTTGTGTTAAATCTTCTCTGCTGTGATGCAGCATTTTATAATTTAGAGAAACAAATAATTACAGTTGTTTATGAATCGCTGCGTTCAGATATGATGTCTGCAAAAGGGATGACATTAGCGATCGCGCAAATGCCAGAGGTACATCAACAAATTTTACAAGGAAATTATGTACATTTTTGTCCTGCATTACCAAAGGAAAATATTATCCGACTAAGGAATTATCAATTTACTATTCTCGGTTGTCCATTAATTGATGAAACTGGTGTGTTTGGGAATTTATGGCTATTTCGTTCCGCAGATGAATCTTTTAGTAATGCGGAAATTCGCTTAGTAGAACAGGTAGCCACACAATGCGCGATCGCTCTGCGACAGTCACGACTTTATCAATCCATACAAGCACAGGTGCAAGAATTAGAAAGGCTAAATCACTTAAAAGATGACTTTTTGAGTACAGTGTCTCACGAATTGCGATCGCCAATGGCAAATATCAAAATGGCATTGCAAATGTTAGAAATTATGTTTGAACGAACAAATAATACTGGATCTGAATCTGATTTAGCTAATCATCAAGTAATATTACATCAGAAAACTTTTGCCAAAATACTACAATATTTTCAAATTTTAAATCAAGAAAGTCACCGAGAAATCACCTTAATTAATGATTTATTAGACTTGACTCGGTTAGATGCCAGAGCAATTCCTATAACCTGGAGTCCTATCAATTTGCAAATTTGGATTCCTCACGTCGCCGAACCATTTATACAACGTACCCAGCAATATGAACAAGAATTAAAAATAGATATTCCTGAAACTCTTGCGCCGTTAGTAAGTGATTTAACTAGTTTAGAAAGGATTATCACAGAATTATTACATAATGCTTGTAAGTATACCCCTACACAAGGCACAATTTCCATATCGGCACAATT
The Phormidium ambiguum IAM M-71 genome window above contains:
- a CDS encoding glycosyltransferase family 39 protein; its protein translation is MNNLSKKYNFSNLLKYLVPLIICFGIFVRLSQYFSNRALWGDEASLALNIVNRSYLELLQPLDRNQAAPPGFLWIEKLFTQILGNNEYALRLFPLISGIVSLIAFYKLGKWAVSALALPIALILFACLKYTLYYATEVKQYSSDVMISLLICLLLIPLREQILNIRRILLIGICGGVAIWFSHPIIFVLAGIEAANLILTPAQQRKSILINRLPAYFIWLISFGFMYFLTIARVMQNNNLQNAWGDEYPKSIFDVLWLLDSFGRFFYRPLGFSAIFDGIAILVFVIGCVFFIKKKPDKFLILISPVLATLAASYLHKYPFRGRLILFLAPFFILVIAEGIAFLLTRFKHSKYQKYFVIAGVILASLLIVPSFVRAGTFVFSPETKHEIRPVIEYIQKNQLPGDGIYIGDGGPADQFEYYAGKYGYSQSDYARGYLSELLSADKFSEEGWQQFKSQSEQLKNKQRVWFVLPGLNPKKEVLVQPHLDRIGKKLDYFSQPGALTYLYELK
- a CDS encoding glycosyltransferase, producing MIQEQPFVSAIVPVFNDAVGLKRCLESLKNQTYPQNLYEIIVVDNGSNTEANIADIVANYPLAILTNESQPGSYSARNKGISLAKGAVIAFTDADCIPAADWLEQGVKILLANPQCGFIAGKIQTCFQEPNQPNSIELYESLWYPLPQKEFVEKHHFGATANVFTFASVIQQVGVFDSCLKSNGDREWGQRVYHAGYQPLYAEEVCVNHPARYTLKQLSSRARRIIGGRYDLQQKTETSVFKRNSIFLINVAKYAIAPIAMLGFNLFLDKRLKTPQQKIQVSLVMFFVSYLYVWEMIQLKSGKTSHRG
- a CDS encoding PAS domain S-box protein; the protein is MDVLNPNFKHITEEYFLESERTKEELQQEIKRRLQVETQLRLTRDRYQAVIDTQTEMICRFLPNGTLTFVNLAYCHYFGRTSDRLIGYNLLELVPDQERLIVIKQLAELSTLTPENSILIQEHQVLQADGNLAWQQWTNYAIFDEHKKLQEFQAIGRDITREKDLGNKLKEYQQRLDNILSSIEGVVWSMSADLSQTLYLNSSAERIYGRPVAEFFVNPLLWFEIIHPEDQLKVKAAIASLIETGRYEFEYRILHPNGEVRWIQDRAHLVCDRNGQPLRYDGIATDITNQKQQEEKLRLQSVALEACANSIVITDRQGIIQWVNPAFAALTGYNLAEAIGKNPRELVNSNYHSKAFFQNLWQTILAGQVWHGEITNRRSNKNFYTEEMTITPVYNSSEEISHFIAIKQDITERKLAEQALQESEERFRTIFENAGIGIAVCCPQTGKITLMNRFFGELLGYSVEELANLDFSRYTHPEDLPNELRLIQECYAGLRDSYQIEKRYICKNGDICWVNLTATIIREANGQIRTGFVMVKDITERKQVEIALQRSEAKLRDIFNSAIAGIISARVYRDRTWDYEYISSGCEQIFGYTVAELMANPMDWSSQVHPDDLESLILPSLDIIFAEESTQFEYRYYHKKDLSLRWILVHFTSRYDASSDCWIVTKVHIDITDRKQGEQERTRLVHQQAERERLISTITNRVRRSLDIPNILNTTVAEVRQFLQTDRVLIYRFTSDESGCVIAESTGDGWPSILGRKSQESGLTQTQCITPYTQRKIKNTTDSFYGNLPECFLTLLSEIQVKANLVLGIFEGEKVWGLLVAQQCDRPRIWQPEEINLLQQLADQVAIAIQQAELYQQVQHLNTNLELQVVERTAQLQQALDFEALLRRITDKVRDSLDEQQILQTAVEELAVVLNLLCCDAAFYNLEKQIITVVYESLRSDMMSAKGMTLAIAQMPEVHQQILQGNYVHFCPALPKENIIRLRNYQFTILGCPLIDETGVFGNLWLFRSADESFSNAEIRLVEQVATQCAIALRQSRLYQSIQAQVQELERLNHLKDDFLSTVSHELRSPMANIKMALQMLEIMFERTNNTGSESDLANHQVILHQKTFAKILQYFQILNQESHREITLINDLLDLTRLDARAIPITWSPINLQIWIPHVAEPFIQRTQQYEQELKIDIPETLAPLVSDLTSLERIITELLHNACKYTPTQGTISISAQLAMNSPDRVILTISNSGVEIPPSEWERIFDKFYRIPNTDPWKHGGTGLGLALVKKLVEYLGGTIQVNSRNYQTNFIITLPLQPDDWEN
- a CDS encoding cytochrome b, with protein sequence MSSQITTQKQKFKGRINSAFKQLWSMHWVMAGCYLILFVGGFLMVRLPENTPLQSPMYTFHKSIGALTMALLTWRILILQRVWWRKYTNKLPKFSGEWIRTFLFHTLIYVFMLAVPITGFFLSNSYRSENVSFFWLTTLPDIFPQNSAVVELGRSLHFWLAYTFLAFIVLHSIDQYKYVRSIWRRTSMAIKKATAR